The region GTGCGGCAGCGTTCCGGGATAGAGGTCGAGCAGGCCGTCGCTGAAGGCGAGCACGACGTCGCCCGGACCGAGCGCGACCTTCGCCTCGTGCCAGTCGACGCCGGGCAGGACCCCGAGGGGAAGGTCACCCCGGACGTCGCGGTGGACCGAGCCGTCAGCTCGCACCAGCAGCATCAGTCCGTGTCCGGCGTCCGCGTAGCGAACCATGTCGTCGTCGGGGCGCAGGACTGCGTGGCACAGCGTCACCAGCGTGCTGGTCTCCTCGAGATCCTCGTGCAGCGCGCCGGCGGCTTGCCGCAGTGCGTCGGCGGGTGCGTGCAACCGGCCGGTCGACCGCATCGCGGTGCGGACCATCGCCATCACCAGCGCGGCTCCCATGCCCTTGCCCATGACGTCGCCGAGCGTCACCGCCAGCCCACCGTCCTGCGTGGGGTACCAGTCGAGGAAGTCTCCGCCCACCGCGCGCGAGGGGAGGCAGACCCCGGCCACGTCGTAGCCGGCGATCCGCGGGGGACGGCGGGGCAGGAGTCCGCGTTGTACCAGCGCGGCCTGCTCCAGCTCCGCCGATCGGGTCAGTTCCTGCTCCGCCCAGTCGGCGAGCTCCTCGAGCAGGACCCGTTCCTCCGGGGTGAAGGTCCGTGGTCGGTCGTGGATCAGGCACAGGGCACCGACCCGGTGGCCGCCCGGAGCCGTGAGGGGGTGTCCCGCGTAGAAGCGGACGTGCGGATCCCCGGTCACCAGTGGGTTGTCCGCGAACCGGGCGTCCGTCCTCATGTCCTCGACCACGAGTGTCTCGGGCCGGCGGATGGTCTGGTCGCAGAACGCCCCGCTCCGCGGACCGTCCAGGAGCTGTGCCCCGTCGTTCGACTTGAAGTACAGCCGGTCCCGGTCGATCAGGGTGACCGCGGCGGACGCGACCCCGAACAGTCGCCGCGCCAGCCCGGTCAGCCGGTCGAACCGCTCCTCGGGCCCCGTGTCGAGCACGCCCAGGTTCTCCAACGCCCGCACGCGCACCTCGTCGCCCCGGCCGAGATCCACGGCACCATGCCCTTCCGCCGCGGTCCTCGCCGGCCACCTCGCCGGGACGACGCCTGATGCGGCCCCTGATCGAGTCGTCCCACCCTAGATCGATGCGTCGCGGCACGCGACATCGTGTGATATCCACTCGTGTGGTCCGAGTCGGCGAGGGTGCGCTGAGGGTGTTGCTGGTGGTGGTGCTGTCCGGGCTGCTGGCGGCGGGCTCCGCCGCGCCGCAGCCACTCGCCCTCGGCGTGGCCGCCGACGACAGCACGGCGATCGACAGGTTCGCCGCCACCACGGGTGCTCCCGTCGGGGTCTACCAGTGGTACCAGGG is a window of Pseudonocardia sp. T1-2H DNA encoding:
- a CDS encoding PP2C family protein-serine/threonine phosphatase yields the protein MDLGRGDEVRVRALENLGVLDTGPEERFDRLTGLARRLFGVASAAVTLIDRDRLYFKSNDGAQLLDGPRSGAFCDQTIRRPETLVVEDMRTDARFADNPLVTGDPHVRFYAGHPLTAPGGHRVGALCLIHDRPRTFTPEERVLLEELADWAEQELTRSAELEQAALVQRGLLPRRPPRIAGYDVAGVCLPSRAVGGDFLDWYPTQDGGLAVTLGDVMGKGMGAALVMAMVRTAMRSTGRLHAPADALRQAAGALHEDLEETSTLVTLCHAVLRPDDDMVRYADAGHGLMLLVRADGSVHRDVRGDLPLGVLPGVDWHEAKVALGPGDVVLAFSDGLLDLYPGTLPHALDEIATTVRAGGEAADVVDRFADRAHRAELLDDDVTVMAIRRLP